GGGGATCGGTTTTAAGGGAAATTCCTAAAATTTTAAAGGAAAACCGCTATGACAGTGAGTCAGACTCTTTGCTGTTTACCGAAGTAGAAGCTAAATCATATGAACATAGCATAAATGTTTGGAAAAATTATTTTGCTTCAGAAAAAGCTCAAGGATTGCCGAAGGGCTATATTTCAGATCCAGAAGAACTTTCCGATCTTTCTTCGTTTTTTGCCTGGGCATCCTGGGCATCTGCAGCTAATCGTCCTGGAGAGGACTTTACCTATACGAACAATTTTCCTTACGACCCAGTTGCAGGAAACTATCCAAGTGCCGACGCCTATCTCTGGAGCGCAATCAGTTTGCTTTTTATTATTGGGGTGACAGGGCTTGTTCTCTTCATTGTTAGCAAATTTGGTTTTGGGTGGGGAGAAAAGTCTAAACAACAGCATATTTGTGAGACATACTTGACTTTGCCAACTCTGACCGCGAGTCAAAGAGCTACCGGTAAATTTTTCGTTATTGCTATTTTCTTGTTTCTTTTTCAAAGCTTGATAGGAGGGCTTTTGGCCCATTATCGGGTAGAACCGACATTTTATGGATTTCCTATTGCAGATTTTCTCCCTTACAATCTTTTGCGTACCTGGCATTTGCAGTTGGCGATTTTTTGGATTGCGACAGCATGGGTGGCTGCAGGATTGTTTATTGCACCTCTTCTTAGTGAACATGAGCCTCGCAACCAAGCGCTGGGTGTCAATCTTCTTTTCGGAGCTCTTTTAATTGTTGTCGTGGGAAGTCTTTTTGGCGAGTTTTTAAGCAGTCGAGATTTTTTTACAGGCGATTGGTGGTTCTGGTTTGGAAATCAGGGATCCGAATATTTAGATCTAGGCCGCTTTTGGCAGTATCTGCTAATTGTAGGTTTCTCTTTTTGGTTATACCTGCTTTTTGGAGCATTAAAACCGGCATTTCGATTACCGCGTAGAAGAGAGCTTTCGATTTTGTTCTTTTTAGCATCTTCAACGATTCCGATTTTTTATGTTCCTGCGGTGTTTTATAACCATGAAACGCATTTCACTCTGATCGATAATTGGCGGTTTTGGATTATTCATCTTTGGGTTGAAGGATTTTTTGAGGTGTTTGCTACTGTTCTTGTTGCAATTATTGCTTTGCAGATGGGAATCATCAGAGCGATTACCGCACTTCGCATTATTTATTTGGACGTGATCCTTTATCTCCTAGGTGGAGTTGTGGGGACAGGGCACCACTGGTATTTTACAGGCCAGACGAACCTTAACATGGCGTTGTCAGCTTGTTTTTCTGCGATGGAGGTTGTGCCTTTAACTCTCCTTACAATGGAAGCAAGGCATTTTATTCGCGTGACTCATTCTAAATGTGAGAAATGCGGGCATTATATGGCTGAAAAACAGTTATGGACAGTTTATTTTCTCATCGCGGTAGGAGTGTGGAATTTTGTGGGAGCTGGAATGTTTGGTTTCTTAATCAATCTTCCGGTCATTTCCTATTTCGAGGTGGGAACTAACTTGACACCTAATCATGGCCATGCTGCCATGTTTGGTGTTTTTGGAATGCTTGCCCTTGGAGCAACGATGTTTTGCATGCGGGCTATGCAAGATGAAGAGGTTTGGAAATATAACAAAACTTTGATAAAAATCGGATTTTGGGGTCTCAATGGCGGCATGGGATTGATGGTTGTTCTGGATCTTTTCCCTGCCGGAGTCCTTCAGCTTTGGGATGCGATGCAGAACGGTTATTGGCACGCAAGAGAGTTAACTTTCTTGATGTCCGGCTATTTTTATACCTTGGAATGGATGCGCATGGCTGGTGATTTAATTTTTATCTTTGTTGGGGTTGTTCCCACTGTTATTGCAATTTTGCGCGCATTTTTGTCTTGTGGGTTTTCAAAGCAGAAGGTAGCTGCATGATATTCTAAACCGTTTCCGATCGCTTTGCGAGGCGATCGGAAAGAAGAAATAAGGATCTATTTGTAAGATGTATAAAAAACAGCATTGTGAAATTTGCAAAAAACCATTTTTTTTAAGAGATCTGTATCCGGCAGTTTTAATACGCGACAATACATTTGAAGCGGCAAAGAAGAAGTGTCCTGAGATGGATCGCAAAGGGTATATTTGCTTTCCCGATTTGCGTAAAATCCACGCCTCCTATTATGAGGAGATCCTTACTCAAGAAAGAGGAGAGCTTTCCAAGTTGGAAAAGGAGGTTTTATCTAGCTTGGAACAACACGATATCTTATCGGAAAACATTAACGAGGAATTTGATGCAACTAGGACATTAGGGGGAAGGATTGCCGATAAAGTGGCCTCATTTGGGGGAAGTTGGACGTTTATTTTTATCTTTGGTTTTGTCTTGCTTAGTTGGATGGCGATTAACTCCTATCAATTTTTCTTCGAAAAAGCCTTAGATCCCTATCCCTATATTTTATTAAATTTTTTTCTTTCCTGCTTGACAACTATTCAGGCTCCTATTATCATGATGAGCCAAAATAGGCAAACGGCTAAAGACCGGCTTACTCAAGAAAACGATTATCAAATTAATCTAAAGTCTGAGCTTCAGATTCGGCAATTAAATGCGCGTTTGGATATGTTCATGAGGCACAGTTGGCAGAAGTTGAACGAAATTTCCCAAATACAAGAGGAAATTTTGGAAATTTTGGAAAATTTGGGTAGATAGTTGCCCTGTCTTTACTAAATCTTGATAAAAAATTCATTAAATAAAAACTTTGGAATGGTATCTTTGTTATAAAAAAGGAGGTGAAAGATGGTAGGTTACTTAGTCCGCCTTGAAAAACCCTGAATTTCTTGAGGTTTTCGATTAAATATCTGAATGTATCTCTCGCCATAGGGATTATTTTCTGTATCAAGATCTGTGGATTTGTAAAATCATCAAAATTTTCCGAGTTTTTTGGAAAAATCTGATATTTGGAGGTAGCAAGAATTCTGACTCGAGGCTTGTTTCCTGGAGATAATGTGTTTTATACCAGCTGCATCTTTCTATCAAAGTGATTGAGAATCAGCCGTATGTTGTGACCAATTCCGCATAAAATAGCGTTTAGACAGTCACCCACCCTTCCTTTCAAATAATTTCTGTTGAGCTTGCCATCGCTTTTCATATGGCCTATCGTCGGCTCAATCGCCTGACACCTTCTCAGCATTTTTTTGA
This genomic window from Waddlia chondrophila WSU 86-1044 contains:
- a CDS encoding nitric-oxide reductase large subunit yields the protein MSFDLEKNEKISPWWRYISLLVLVIGFTILGAVTKVAYDNTPPIPKQVVDSSGQVIFTGDQVIRGQGVFLKKNLMEHGTLWGHGAYLGPDYSASHLHEQTLFMQEYLADKIYQKPFDQLDSFERGSVLREIPKILKENRYDSESDSLLFTEVEAKSYEHSINVWKNYFASEKAQGLPKGYISDPEELSDLSSFFAWASWASAANRPGEDFTYTNNFPYDPVAGNYPSADAYLWSAISLLFIIGVTGLVLFIVSKFGFGWGEKSKQQHICETYLTLPTLTASQRATGKFFVIAIFLFLFQSLIGGLLAHYRVEPTFYGFPIADFLPYNLLRTWHLQLAIFWIATAWVAAGLFIAPLLSEHEPRNQALGVNLLFGALLIVVVGSLFGEFLSSRDFFTGDWWFWFGNQGSEYLDLGRFWQYLLIVGFSFWLYLLFGALKPAFRLPRRRELSILFFLASSTIPIFYVPAVFYNHETHFTLIDNWRFWIIHLWVEGFFEVFATVLVAIIALQMGIIRAITALRIIYLDVILYLLGGVVGTGHHWYFTGQTNLNMALSACFSAMEVVPLTLLTMEARHFIRVTHSKCEKCGHYMAEKQLWTVYFLIAVGVWNFVGAGMFGFLINLPVISYFEVGTNLTPNHGHAAMFGVFGMLALGATMFCMRAMQDEEVWKYNKTLIKIGFWGLNGGMGLMVVLDLFPAGVLQLWDAMQNGYWHARELTFLMSGYFYTLEWMRMAGDLIFIFVGVVPTVIAILRAFLSCGFSKQKVAA
- a CDS encoding DUF1003 domain-containing protein gives rise to the protein MYKKQHCEICKKPFFLRDLYPAVLIRDNTFEAAKKKCPEMDRKGYICFPDLRKIHASYYEEILTQERGELSKLEKEVLSSLEQHDILSENINEEFDATRTLGGRIADKVASFGGSWTFIFIFGFVLLSWMAINSYQFFFEKALDPYPYILLNFFLSCLTTIQAPIIMMSQNRQTAKDRLTQENDYQINLKSELQIRQLNARLDMFMRHSWQKLNEISQIQEEILEILENLGR